The proteins below come from a single Kitasatospora sp. NBC_01266 genomic window:
- a CDS encoding GNAT family N-acetyltransferase, producing the protein MTHIRLMLETDIATVSEIRVAGWQSAYEGIIPKTYLDGMSTEQDARSRLEAFRSPGRRAIDLVAVDATDTPLGWLCFGPYKGDVDVPEAAGEIYALYVRPDLIGTGIGRSLLQEAHRRAAQQYRVMLLWVVRDNRRARDFYAAAAYFHDGATASEDYQNQSVIDVRYRRQL; encoded by the coding sequence ATGACCCACATCCGATTGATGCTCGAAACGGACATAGCCACCGTCTCTGAGATCCGGGTAGCCGGCTGGCAGTCGGCATACGAGGGCATCATCCCGAAGACCTACCTCGACGGCATGAGCACCGAACAGGACGCCCGCAGCCGTCTGGAGGCCTTCAGATCGCCGGGGCGCCGAGCAATCGACCTGGTCGCAGTCGACGCCACCGACACACCACTCGGGTGGCTGTGCTTCGGCCCCTACAAAGGCGACGTCGACGTCCCCGAAGCGGCCGGCGAGATCTACGCCCTATACGTCCGCCCAGACCTCATCGGCACCGGCATCGGCCGCAGCCTCCTCCAGGAGGCCCACCGCCGCGCCGCACAGCAATATCGCGTCATGCTGCTGTGGGTCGTCCGTGACAACCGACGCGCCAGAGATTTCTACGCCGCAGCCGCGTACTTCCACGATGGCGCGACCGCATCCGAGGACTACCAGAACCAATCGGTCATTGACGTGCGATACCGGCGCCAACTGTAG